A single region of the Streptomyces virginiae genome encodes:
- a CDS encoding MarR family winged helix-turn-helix transcriptional regulator: MPSTPANSDLPAAPDAPAGAGLLDALQHQVAVFARRAEQTRLGGVGQARNSMDRAAYLLLNRLDLEGPMGVKALAGGMGIDSSTVTRQVAPLVDSGLVKRTSHPEDGRAVVLALSPRGLARLEEVRSSRRELMARVTDGWSEGERESFTGLLTRFNLSLSELMAAVAEAGPAS, translated from the coding sequence ATGCCTTCCACCCCGGCCAATTCCGATCTGCCCGCGGCGCCCGACGCGCCCGCCGGAGCCGGTCTCCTCGACGCGCTCCAGCATCAGGTGGCGGTCTTCGCCCGCCGTGCCGAGCAGACCCGTCTGGGCGGTGTGGGCCAGGCCCGCAACTCGATGGACCGCGCCGCCTACCTGCTGTTGAACCGGCTCGACCTGGAAGGCCCGATGGGGGTGAAGGCGCTCGCCGGCGGCATGGGGATCGACTCCTCCACGGTGACCCGGCAGGTCGCGCCGCTGGTCGACAGCGGTCTGGTCAAGCGGACCTCGCACCCCGAGGACGGGCGGGCCGTGGTGCTCGCGCTGTCCCCGCGGGGGCTGGCCCGGCTGGAGGAGGTCCGCTCCTCGCGGCGCGAGCTGATGGCCCGGGTGACGGACGGCTGGAGCGAGGGCGAGCGGGAATCCTTCACGGGCCTGCTGACGCGCTTCAACCTGTCGCTGTCGGAGCTCATGGCGGCCGTGGCCGAAGCCGGTCCCGCCTCCTGA
- the ilvA gene encoding threonine ammonia-lyase: protein MNYRVPQPVPQVILDDIRGAQKMLSGVSRVTAMEGSRHLSALTGSPVHLKCENLQRTGSFKLRGAYVRIAGLRPEQRAAGVVAASAGNHAQGVALASSLLGVRSTVFMPVGAPLPKVAATQEYGADVRLHGQVVDETFLAAQEYADRTGAVFIHPFDHRDIIAGQGTVGLEILEQCPEVRTILVGIGGGGLAAGVAVAVKALRPDVRVIGVQAAGAAAYPPSLKVGHPISIDEPMTMADGIKVGRPGDVPFKIIGELVDDVRTVSEDALSSALLLCLERAKLVVEPAGCSTVAALLSEPELYGGGPVVAVLSGGNVDPLLLQRILRHGMAAAGRYLSLRLRVADRPGALAGLLAVLSVVDANVLDVSHVRTDPRLGLTEVEVELHLETKGPEHCAEVARSLHGAGYKVMS, encoded by the coding sequence ATGAACTACCGCGTGCCCCAGCCCGTCCCCCAGGTCATCCTCGACGACATCCGGGGGGCCCAGAAGATGCTCTCCGGCGTCTCGCGGGTCACCGCCATGGAGGGCAGCCGGCACCTTTCCGCACTCACCGGCTCCCCGGTCCACCTCAAGTGCGAGAACCTCCAGCGCACCGGCTCCTTCAAGCTCCGCGGCGCCTACGTACGCATCGCCGGCCTGCGCCCCGAGCAGCGGGCCGCCGGTGTCGTCGCCGCGAGCGCGGGCAACCACGCGCAGGGCGTGGCGCTGGCCTCCTCCCTCCTCGGGGTCCGCTCAACCGTGTTCATGCCGGTCGGGGCGCCCCTGCCGAAGGTGGCCGCGACCCAGGAGTACGGCGCCGACGTGCGCCTGCACGGGCAGGTCGTCGACGAGACCTTCCTGGCCGCCCAGGAGTACGCGGACCGCACCGGCGCGGTGTTCATCCACCCCTTCGACCACCGCGACATCATCGCGGGCCAGGGCACCGTCGGCCTGGAGATCCTGGAGCAGTGCCCGGAGGTGCGGACCATCCTCGTCGGGATCGGCGGCGGCGGGCTCGCGGCCGGTGTCGCGGTCGCCGTGAAGGCGCTGCGGCCGGACGTCCGGGTCATCGGGGTGCAGGCGGCGGGCGCGGCCGCGTACCCGCCCTCGCTCAAGGTCGGGCACCCGATCTCGATCGACGAACCGATGACGATGGCCGACGGGATCAAGGTCGGCCGCCCCGGCGACGTCCCCTTCAAAATCATCGGCGAACTCGTCGACGACGTGCGCACGGTCTCCGAGGACGCCCTCTCCAGTGCCCTGCTGCTGTGCCTGGAGCGGGCCAAGCTGGTGGTCGAACCGGCCGGGTGCAGCACGGTCGCGGCCCTGCTCAGCGAGCCCGAACTGTACGGCGGCGGCCCGGTGGTGGCCGTCCTGTCCGGCGGGAACGTCGATCCGCTGCTGCTGCAGCGGATCCTGCGCCACGGTATGGCGGCGGCGGGCCGGTACCTGTCCCTGCGGCTGCGCGTGGCCGACCGGCCGGGCGCCCTGGCCGGGCTCCTGGCGGTGTTGTCAGTGGTGGATGCGAACGTGTTGGACGTGAGCCACGTGCGGACGGACCCGCGGTTGGGGCTCACGGAGGTGGAGGTGGAGCTGCACCTGGAGACGAAGGGCCCCGAGCACTGCGCGGAAGTCGCGCGTTCCCTGCACGGCGCGGGATACAAGGTGATGAGCTAG
- a CDS encoding ABC transporter permease: MTLTSPNPGASPHGELAAPRPRGGVVQSVNDSLVIAKRNVIRLSRIPEMVIFGLIQPVMFVVLFSFVFGGSMMIGGSTSASDYRNFLMAGIFAQTVTFATAGAGAGIADDMHKGLIDRFRSLPMARGAVLTGRTLADLMQTALTLVVLAIVALLVGWRTHTSVGEVLSGFGLLLLLGYAFSWIGALIGLSVRTPEAATSGGLIWLFPVTFISNAFVPTENMASWLQPIAEWNPFSATVQACRELFGNPGVSPSDAWPMVHPVWASLIWSALIILVFRTLAVRKYRGADG, encoded by the coding sequence GTGACCCTCACGTCCCCGAACCCGGGCGCCTCCCCGCACGGCGAACTCGCGGCGCCCCGTCCGCGCGGCGGCGTCGTCCAGTCCGTCAACGACTCCCTCGTCATCGCCAAGCGGAACGTCATCCGCCTCAGCCGGATCCCCGAGATGGTCATCTTCGGGCTGATCCAGCCGGTCATGTTCGTGGTGCTGTTCAGCTTCGTCTTCGGCGGCTCGATGATGATCGGCGGCTCGACCAGCGCCAGTGACTACCGGAACTTCCTGATGGCCGGCATCTTCGCCCAGACCGTCACCTTCGCCACGGCGGGCGCCGGCGCGGGCATCGCGGACGACATGCACAAGGGCCTGATCGACCGCTTCCGCTCGCTGCCCATGGCCCGCGGCGCCGTCCTGACCGGCCGCACCCTGGCCGACCTGATGCAGACCGCGCTGACCTTGGTGGTCCTGGCGATCGTCGCCCTCCTCGTCGGCTGGCGCACCCACACGAGCGTCGGCGAGGTGCTGTCCGGCTTCGGCCTGCTGCTCCTGCTCGGGTACGCGTTCTCCTGGATCGGCGCCCTGATCGGGCTGTCCGTACGGACCCCGGAGGCGGCCACCTCGGGCGGGCTGATCTGGCTGTTCCCCGTCACGTTCATCTCCAACGCGTTCGTCCCCACGGAGAACATGGCGAGCTGGCTCCAGCCGATCGCCGAATGGAACCCGTTCAGCGCCACCGTCCAGGCCTGCCGCGAGCTCTTCGGCAACCCGGGCGTGTCCCCGTCCGACGCGTGGCCGATGGTCCACCCCGTCTGGGCCTCACTGATCTGGTCGGCCCTGATCATCCTGGTCTTCCGCACCCTCGCGGTCCGCAAGTACCGCGGCGCGGACGGCTGA
- a CDS encoding daunorubicin resistance protein DrrA family ABC transporter ATP-binding protein encodes MPGAIYAEGLVKTFGDVRALDGVDLDVPEGTVLGLLGPNGAGKTTTVRVLTTLLRPDSGKAVVAGLDVLKHPNEVRRAIGLSGQFAAVDEYLTGRENLQMVGQLYQMKAKAAKARAAELLERFNLSDAADRTAKTYSGGMRRRLDLAAALVVSPPVMFMDEPTTGLDPRNRQQLWGIIQELVAGGTTLLLTTQYLEEADHLAHDICVVDHGKVIARGTSDQLKARTGGERVEVVVHERQHIPTAREVLAGFGKGETTVEEHTRKLTVPVSGGAKLLAEVIRELDGRGIEIDDIGLRRPTLDDVFISLTGHAAERAAEDNGDTPADPGAKGRKAARKEAAK; translated from the coding sequence ATGCCAGGCGCTATCTACGCCGAAGGTCTGGTCAAGACCTTCGGCGATGTACGGGCTCTCGACGGCGTGGACCTCGATGTCCCCGAAGGCACCGTCCTGGGTCTGCTCGGCCCGAACGGCGCGGGCAAGACCACGACCGTACGCGTCCTGACCACCCTCCTCCGGCCCGACAGCGGCAAGGCGGTCGTCGCCGGCCTGGACGTGCTCAAGCACCCCAACGAAGTCCGCCGCGCCATAGGCCTCTCCGGCCAGTTCGCGGCCGTCGACGAATACCTGACCGGCCGCGAGAACCTCCAGATGGTCGGCCAGCTCTACCAGATGAAAGCCAAGGCGGCCAAAGCCCGGGCCGCCGAACTCCTCGAACGCTTCAACCTCTCCGACGCCGCCGACCGCACGGCGAAGACCTACTCCGGCGGTATGCGCAGGCGCCTGGACCTCGCGGCCGCCCTCGTCGTCAGCCCGCCCGTGATGTTCATGGACGAGCCGACCACCGGACTCGACCCCCGCAACCGCCAGCAGCTGTGGGGCATCATCCAGGAACTGGTCGCCGGCGGTACGACCTTGCTCCTCACCACCCAGTACCTGGAGGAGGCCGACCACCTCGCGCACGACATCTGCGTGGTCGACCACGGCAAGGTCATCGCCCGCGGCACCTCCGACCAGCTCAAGGCCCGCACCGGCGGCGAGCGCGTGGAGGTCGTCGTCCACGAGCGGCAGCACATCCCCACCGCGCGCGAGGTGCTCGCCGGCTTCGGCAAGGGCGAGACCACGGTCGAGGAACACACCCGCAAACTGACCGTGCCCGTGTCGGGCGGCGCCAAGCTGCTCGCCGAGGTCATCCGCGAACTCGACGGCCGGGGCATCGAGATCGACGACATCGGCCTGCGCCGCCCCACCCTCGACGACGTGTTCATCTCCCTGACCGGGCACGCGGCCGAACGGGCCGCGGAGGACAACGGCGACACGCCGGCCGATCCCGGGGCCAAGGGCCGCAAGGCGGCCCGGAAGGAGGCGGCGAAGTGA